The following are from one region of the Gryllotalpicola protaetiae genome:
- a CDS encoding GntR family transcriptional regulator, protein MELRIDAANPAPASEQVRIQLLNAVREGSLPPGVKLPTVRQLADQLGIAVNTVARAYRLLEEDGIVETFGRRGSFIANQGDAVQQQLQAAATQFARKAASLGASVREAEQAVIAAIKAELR, encoded by the coding sequence ATGGAACTGAGAATTGACGCCGCAAACCCTGCACCCGCGTCGGAGCAGGTGAGAATCCAGCTGCTGAACGCGGTGCGGGAGGGCTCATTGCCGCCCGGGGTGAAGCTGCCGACAGTGCGCCAGCTGGCCGATCAGCTCGGCATCGCTGTGAACACCGTGGCCCGCGCGTACCGCCTCTTGGAAGAGGACGGCATCGTCGAGACGTTCGGCCGTCGCGGCTCGTTCATCGCGAACCAGGGCGACGCGGTCCAGCAGCAGCTCCAGGCCGCCGCGACGCAGTTCGCACGCAAGGCTGCGAGCCTGGGCGCGAGCGTGCGGGAAGCCGAGCAGGCCGTCATCGCAGCGATCAAGGCGGAGCTTCGCTGA
- a CDS encoding proline dehydrogenase family protein, translating to MGSQANVSELQSVAEAAARQVRAWLAEPAQQWPTGARRLAELLREESGLDFAVQFVDGVARPRDLSVAARRLHELSGRVPASLHGGLRTALGLGGQVGPVLPWVVVPAARAALRRLVGHLVVDATPAKLGPALERLRQGGHRLNLNLLGEAVLGEEEAGSRLAGIRALLERPDVDYVSVKVSNVVSNVNLWGFDDAVARVAQRLTPLYELAGAGGETSVAPGRTKFINLDMEEYKDLDLTVAVFKRVLSNPRLAHLEAGIVLQAYLPDALDALQDLTEWAQARRAAGGAAIKVRLVKGANLPMERVDAELHGWPLATWGSKLGTDVNYKRVLDWALTSEHTDAVRIGVAGHNLFDVAFAWELAGVRGVRDRIDFEMLLGMATDAVARTVGGLTLYTPVVRPEEFDVAISYLVRRLEENGSPENFMSATFELSGHGPNTDELFERERGRFLDAVERYEAVREPVGVAPLPNRRQDRAREWQDENATALFHPRVDPVDPAGQAAGDAGLTSAVLGLPQQDAWVQASPAARKAAAFAPPLPAEWQARGDRQTFRNESDSDPSRAANRAWAKRILARVPGSDLGIAAVIAARVSDERRLDQLIAAVRAAGVRWAQAPGSERADVLDFAGLAIAANRDQLIEIMVAETGKTFAEADVEVTEAADFAHYYAALARELDTVQGARFEPSALTVVTPPWNFPVSIPAGGVLSALAAGSGVIVKPAPQAKRCAAVLVDVLHRAGIPRDALALVDVDEEAEVSRQLITDDRVDRVILTGSFETAQLFRSWRPDLPLLAETSGKNAIVVTPSADYDLAVADIVKSAFGNAGQKCSAASLVILVGSVADDARFRRQLVDAARSLRVGPATDAATELGPLVQPPTGKLAWALTELDDGETWLVRPRRVDTEGDDARLWSPGIKTGVAAGSRTHLTEFFGPVLGVMRARTLAEAIRLQNAVEYGLTAGLHSLDAREIAQWLRAVEAGNLYVNRHITGAIVQRQSFGGWKKSAVGPTVKAGGPNTLFPLGTWASVPGEQSHSLHLRGLDPDVQQLIELSQSELAYEDFDLVRRSALSDAIAYATEYGRVADAAGLTSERNLFRYRPVPASIRLGDDGRLPELLRVLAAASVSRTRYDVSTSASLPAGIATWLEAHSVPVKIEDDDAWLARLAFRPETIEVGGPAMHPKPIHRIRLIGGNGLAAARALRGDPEVAIYDAPVTASGRVELLPFFREQSISITNHRYGAVAHLTDDVI from the coding sequence ATGGGGAGCCAGGCGAACGTGAGCGAGCTGCAATCCGTCGCCGAGGCCGCGGCCCGGCAGGTGCGTGCGTGGCTCGCCGAACCGGCCCAGCAGTGGCCGACCGGCGCCCGCCGCCTTGCCGAGCTGCTGCGCGAAGAGAGCGGTCTCGACTTCGCCGTCCAGTTCGTCGACGGGGTCGCGAGGCCACGCGACCTGAGCGTCGCGGCTCGGCGCCTGCACGAGCTCTCGGGACGGGTGCCCGCCTCGCTGCACGGCGGGCTGCGCACCGCGCTCGGACTCGGCGGCCAGGTCGGCCCGGTGCTGCCGTGGGTCGTCGTCCCGGCAGCCAGAGCGGCGCTCAGACGGCTCGTCGGGCACCTCGTCGTCGATGCGACGCCTGCGAAGCTCGGGCCGGCGCTCGAGCGCCTCAGGCAGGGCGGCCACCGCCTGAACCTCAACCTGCTCGGCGAAGCGGTGCTGGGCGAAGAAGAGGCAGGGAGCCGGCTCGCGGGCATCCGCGCGCTGCTCGAGCGCCCTGACGTCGACTACGTGAGCGTCAAGGTCAGCAACGTCGTCAGCAATGTGAACCTGTGGGGCTTCGACGACGCCGTGGCCCGAGTCGCCCAGCGGCTCACGCCTCTCTATGAGCTCGCGGGCGCGGGCGGCGAGACGTCGGTCGCGCCCGGCCGCACCAAGTTCATCAACCTCGACATGGAGGAGTACAAGGACCTCGACCTCACCGTCGCAGTGTTCAAGCGAGTGCTCTCCAACCCGCGCCTCGCGCATCTCGAGGCGGGCATCGTGCTGCAGGCCTACCTGCCCGATGCGCTCGACGCCCTGCAGGACCTGACCGAATGGGCGCAGGCCCGTCGCGCGGCGGGCGGCGCGGCGATCAAGGTGCGGCTCGTCAAGGGCGCGAACCTGCCGATGGAGCGCGTCGACGCCGAGCTGCACGGCTGGCCGCTCGCGACGTGGGGCAGCAAACTCGGCACCGACGTCAACTACAAGCGCGTGCTCGACTGGGCCCTGACGAGCGAGCACACGGATGCCGTGCGCATCGGCGTCGCGGGCCACAACCTCTTCGACGTGGCGTTCGCATGGGAGTTGGCGGGGGTGCGCGGTGTTCGCGACCGCATCGATTTCGAGATGCTGCTGGGCATGGCGACGGATGCCGTCGCGAGAACCGTCGGCGGTCTGACGCTGTACACCCCCGTGGTGCGCCCTGAAGAGTTCGACGTCGCGATCTCGTACCTCGTGCGTCGCCTGGAGGAGAACGGCTCGCCCGAGAACTTCATGTCGGCCACCTTCGAGCTGAGCGGCCACGGGCCGAACACCGACGAGCTGTTCGAACGCGAGCGCGGCCGCTTCCTCGACGCGGTCGAGCGCTACGAGGCCGTGCGCGAGCCGGTAGGGGTCGCCCCACTGCCGAACCGCCGTCAGGACCGCGCCCGCGAATGGCAGGACGAGAACGCGACGGCGCTGTTCCACCCCCGCGTCGACCCCGTCGACCCGGCCGGCCAGGCCGCGGGCGACGCGGGCCTCACGAGCGCCGTGCTGGGGCTGCCGCAGCAGGACGCATGGGTGCAGGCATCCCCAGCCGCCCGCAAAGCCGCCGCCTTCGCGCCGCCGCTGCCCGCCGAGTGGCAGGCGCGCGGCGACCGGCAGACGTTCCGCAACGAGTCCGACAGCGACCCGTCGCGGGCGGCGAACCGGGCGTGGGCGAAGCGGATCCTCGCCCGCGTGCCGGGAAGCGACCTCGGCATCGCGGCGGTCATCGCGGCGCGGGTCTCCGACGAGCGCCGGCTCGACCAGCTGATCGCCGCCGTGCGCGCGGCGGGCGTGCGCTGGGCGCAGGCGCCGGGAAGCGAGCGGGCCGACGTGCTCGACTTCGCAGGGCTCGCGATCGCGGCCAACCGCGACCAGCTGATCGAGATCATGGTCGCCGAGACGGGAAAGACCTTCGCAGAGGCCGATGTCGAGGTGACCGAGGCGGCCGACTTCGCGCACTACTACGCGGCGCTCGCCCGTGAGCTCGACACCGTGCAGGGCGCCCGCTTCGAGCCGAGCGCGCTCACGGTTGTCACGCCGCCCTGGAACTTCCCCGTCTCGATCCCCGCGGGCGGGGTGCTCAGCGCGCTCGCCGCGGGCAGCGGCGTCATCGTCAAGCCGGCGCCTCAGGCGAAGCGGTGCGCGGCGGTGCTGGTCGACGTGCTGCACCGCGCGGGCATCCCTCGCGACGCCCTCGCGCTCGTCGACGTCGACGAGGAAGCAGAGGTCAGCAGGCAGCTCATCACCGACGACCGCGTCGACCGGGTGATCCTCACCGGGTCGTTCGAGACGGCGCAGCTGTTCCGCTCGTGGCGCCCCGATCTGCCGCTGCTCGCCGAGACGAGCGGCAAGAACGCCATCGTGGTCACCCCGAGCGCCGACTACGACCTCGCGGTTGCCGACATCGTGAAGAGCGCGTTCGGCAACGCGGGGCAGAAGTGCTCCGCGGCATCCCTCGTGATCCTCGTCGGATCGGTCGCCGACGACGCGCGCTTCCGTCGTCAGCTGGTCGACGCGGCACGCAGCCTGCGCGTCGGACCCGCGACGGATGCCGCGACCGAGCTCGGCCCGCTCGTGCAGCCGCCGACGGGCAAGCTCGCGTGGGCGCTCACCGAGCTCGACGACGGGGAGACCTGGCTCGTGCGGCCGCGGCGCGTCGACACGGAGGGCGACGACGCCCGCCTGTGGTCGCCGGGCATCAAGACCGGCGTCGCGGCCGGCAGTCGCACGCACCTCACCGAGTTCTTCGGCCCGGTGCTCGGGGTCATGCGCGCGCGCACGCTCGCCGAGGCGATCCGGCTGCAGAACGCCGTCGAATACGGCCTCACCGCGGGCCTGCACTCGCTCGATGCGCGCGAGATCGCGCAGTGGCTGCGGGCGGTGGAGGCCGGCAATCTCTACGTCAACCGGCACATCACGGGCGCGATCGTGCAGCGCCAGTCGTTCGGCGGCTGGAAGAAGTCGGCGGTCGGCCCGACGGTGAAGGCAGGCGGCCCGAACACGCTGTTCCCGCTCGGCACCTGGGCGAGCGTGCCCGGCGAGCAGAGCCACAGCCTGCACCTGCGCGGGCTCGACCCCGACGTGCAGCAGCTCATCGAGCTCAGCCAGTCCGAGCTCGCCTACGAGGACTTCGACCTCGTGCGCCGCTCGGCACTGTCAGACGCGATCGCCTACGCCACCGAATACGGGCGGGTGGCGGATGCCGCAGGCCTCACGTCCGAGCGCAATCTGTTCCGCTACCGGCCGGTGCCCGCGAGCATCCGCCTCGGCGACGACGGCAGGCTGCCCGAACTGCTGCGGGTGCTCGCCGCGGCATCCGTCTCGCGCACCCGTTATGACGTGTCCACCAGCGCGTCGCTGCCGGCCGGGATCGCGACCTGGCTCGAGGCGCACAGCGTGCCGGTGAAGATCGAGGACGACGACGCCTGGCTCGCGCGGCTCGCCTTCCGGCCAGAGACCATCGAGGTCGGCGGTCCGGCGATGCACCCGAAGCCCATTCATCGCATCCGGCTGATCGGCGGCAACGGGCTCGCCGCTGCCCGCGCGCTTCGCGGCGACCCGGAGGTCGCGATCTATGACGCGCCCGTCACCGCATCGGGGCGGGTCGAGTTGCTGCCGTTCTTCCGCGAGCAGTCCATCTCGATCACGAACCATCGCTACGGTGCGGTGGCGCATCTGACCGACGATGTGATCTAG
- a CDS encoding C40 family peptidase yields the protein MRSTLLEDQHHSWLRRRSARLLAGTTLAITGCLAIAVPAHAATVNAAAAPASVSASSTDPATMQTLDVSDRIAAPKLVRETFTALPPDVPALLQQAAPQTDAATLASTSAALGAMPGQRLAIVGAALSYLGTPYVLGGASHSGIDCSGLVLEAYQAVGMSFDHIVSAEDRAGHEVSAADAKPGDLIVFDNQKHIAVYLGNGELVAAREPGTRVQIEPVSKWSGIGYHFTRVLAD from the coding sequence ATGCGCTCCACCCTGCTCGAAGACCAGCACCACAGCTGGCTCCGCAGGCGCTCTGCTCGCCTGCTCGCCGGTACGACCCTCGCGATCACCGGTTGTCTCGCCATCGCTGTTCCCGCCCACGCGGCCACCGTGAACGCCGCGGCCGCCCCGGCATCCGTCTCTGCATCCTCGACCGATCCGGCCACCATGCAGACGCTCGACGTCTCCGATCGCATCGCCGCGCCGAAGCTCGTGCGCGAGACCTTCACCGCGCTGCCGCCCGATGTGCCCGCGCTGCTGCAGCAAGCCGCGCCGCAGACGGACGCGGCGACGCTCGCCTCGACGTCGGCGGCGCTCGGCGCCATGCCTGGGCAGCGGCTCGCGATCGTCGGCGCCGCGCTCAGCTACCTCGGCACGCCATATGTGCTCGGCGGTGCGAGCCATTCGGGCATCGACTGCTCCGGGCTCGTGCTGGAGGCCTATCAGGCCGTCGGAATGAGCTTCGACCACATCGTCTCAGCCGAGGATCGGGCGGGGCACGAGGTCTCGGCGGCCGACGCCAAGCCCGGCGACCTGATCGTCTTCGACAACCAGAAGCACATCGCCGTCTATCTCGGCAACGGCGAGCTGGTCGCGGCGCGCGAGCCCGGCACGCGCGTGCAGATCGAGCCGGTCAGCAAGTGGTCCGGCATCGGCTATCACTTCACTCGCGTCTTGGCCGACTAG
- a CDS encoding FUSC family protein: MTDAAPRLTPRWRDLFELRPYDRDHWAALRVGLATAIPLIVLWATGRTDLAVYAVFGAFTSVYGRNFPHVSRLRLQLIAGAAQLLSIAVGGAIALSPNRNSIVVIVAALWVFGASLLADRVRWTPPGPIFQVFGLAGVAYVPATPSTYGAGLIAAVGAIAVALLIGYVGRLIWRAREGRLRNPYTKPIVVPPPAEGYLQHATMFLVGAGLAGAIPALISIGHPYWAIVSVIAALSAAGGYNRVLRAVHRFAGTLLGLALGALILAFHPTGLVTIVIIVVLQALVELVVVRNYSLALIVMTPLVLAMGELGHPQPLGALIWQRGVETFIGAVVAVGVAVVLELFIDRKQSNGGRADSIRS, from the coding sequence ATGACGGATGCCGCACCCCGATTGACCCCTCGCTGGCGTGACCTCTTCGAGTTGCGCCCGTACGACCGCGACCACTGGGCCGCCCTGCGCGTGGGTCTCGCCACGGCGATCCCGCTGATCGTGCTCTGGGCGACCGGGCGCACCGACCTCGCGGTGTACGCGGTGTTCGGCGCGTTCACCAGCGTCTACGGGCGCAACTTCCCGCACGTCTCCCGGCTGCGGCTGCAACTCATCGCGGGCGCAGCGCAGCTGCTGTCGATCGCGGTCGGCGGCGCGATCGCGCTCTCGCCGAACCGCAACTCGATCGTCGTCATCGTGGCGGCGCTGTGGGTGTTCGGGGCCTCGTTGCTCGCCGACCGCGTGCGCTGGACGCCGCCCGGCCCGATCTTCCAGGTGTTCGGCCTCGCGGGCGTCGCCTATGTGCCGGCGACTCCGTCGACGTACGGGGCGGGTTTGATCGCGGCCGTCGGCGCGATCGCGGTCGCGCTGCTCATCGGCTACGTCGGGCGACTCATCTGGCGGGCGCGCGAGGGTCGCCTGCGCAATCCGTACACGAAGCCGATCGTCGTGCCGCCGCCCGCCGAGGGCTATCTGCAGCACGCGACGATGTTCCTCGTCGGGGCGGGACTCGCCGGCGCCATTCCGGCGCTGATCAGCATCGGGCATCCGTACTGGGCCATCGTCTCGGTGATCGCGGCGCTCTCGGCGGCAGGCGGCTACAACCGGGTGCTGCGGGCGGTGCACCGCTTCGCCGGCACGCTGCTCGGCCTGGCGCTCGGCGCGCTCATCCTCGCGTTCCACCCCACCGGCCTCGTCACGATCGTGATCATCGTCGTACTCCAGGCGCTCGTCGAACTGGTCGTCGTGCGGAACTACTCGCTCGCGCTCATCGTCATGACGCCGCTCGTGCTCGCCATGGGCGAGCTCGGACACCCGCAGCCGCTGGGCGCCCTGATCTGGCAGAGAGGCGTCGAGACGTTCATCGGGGCGGTGGTCGCCGTCGGCGTCGCCGTCGTGCTCGAGCTCTTCATCGACCGGAAACAGTCGAACGGCGGCCGGGCCGATAGCATCCGTTCATGA
- a CDS encoding purine-cytosine permease family protein has product MTTTPTAPASTLIEAGGIEAIPVDRRHGSPWQLFATWTSPNLEFATVFVGMIAVAYFQLSLPAAILAIVIGNALGSITQGILSTWGPREGLAQLVLSRTAFGLRGNILPSAINTVMAGLGWFATNSVSGTLALSALTHMPLWLSLIIVVIVQVGLAFVGHDLVQHFERYTAIVLGIIFLIAVIVIFTHAGDAAAPKGLGWSFAGFTLTASAAFGYAAGWNPYASDYTRYQEKDVSKLQLGLAAGLGDFVSCTVLMIAGAASVYIAFNGDNPTDSFVQPLPTWLRDLTLLAICIGAIAANALNIYSGAMSFLAAGIKIPFGLRRAIIALGFGIIGFFIALAAVLNGHFEAQYENFLLVIAYWIAPWLGIVLTDRLLRRGTSIAELVPDSAKYRNWAGPIALVVAGAISIWLFSNQTFYVGLLAKDTGIGDITPLVGFVLAAVIYWALFRAFKVRLGGPLADEPELIVGIDAADRAA; this is encoded by the coding sequence ATGACAACGACCCCCACCGCGCCTGCGTCGACGCTGATCGAAGCGGGCGGCATCGAAGCGATCCCGGTGGATCGCCGACACGGCTCGCCGTGGCAGCTCTTCGCGACCTGGACGTCGCCCAACCTCGAGTTCGCCACGGTCTTCGTCGGCATGATCGCCGTCGCCTACTTCCAGCTGAGTCTGCCCGCCGCGATCCTCGCGATCGTCATAGGGAACGCGCTCGGCTCGATCACCCAGGGAATCCTGTCGACGTGGGGTCCGCGCGAAGGGCTCGCACAGCTCGTCCTGAGCCGCACCGCGTTCGGCCTGCGCGGCAACATCCTGCCGTCGGCGATCAACACCGTGATGGCGGGCCTCGGCTGGTTCGCGACCAACTCGGTGAGCGGCACCCTCGCGCTCTCCGCGCTGACCCACATGCCGCTGTGGCTGTCGCTCATCATCGTCGTGATCGTCCAGGTGGGGCTGGCGTTCGTGGGCCACGACCTCGTGCAGCACTTCGAGCGCTACACCGCGATCGTGCTCGGCATCATCTTCCTGATCGCCGTCATCGTGATCTTCACCCACGCGGGCGATGCCGCGGCGCCGAAGGGCCTCGGCTGGTCGTTCGCCGGCTTCACGCTCACCGCGTCGGCGGCGTTCGGCTACGCGGCGGGCTGGAACCCGTACGCCTCCGACTACACCCGGTACCAGGAAAAGGACGTCTCGAAGCTGCAGCTCGGCCTCGCCGCCGGCCTCGGTGACTTCGTGAGCTGCACGGTGCTGATGATCGCCGGCGCGGCATCTGTCTACATCGCCTTCAACGGCGACAACCCGACCGACAGTTTCGTGCAGCCCCTGCCCACCTGGCTGCGCGACCTGACCCTGCTCGCCATCTGCATCGGCGCGATCGCCGCCAACGCGCTGAACATCTACTCGGGCGCGATGTCGTTCCTCGCCGCGGGCATCAAGATCCCCTTCGGCCTGCGCCGCGCGATCATCGCGCTCGGTTTCGGCATCATCGGATTCTTCATCGCGCTCGCCGCCGTGCTGAACGGCCACTTCGAGGCGCAGTACGAGAACTTCCTGCTCGTCATCGCCTACTGGATCGCTCCGTGGCTCGGCATCGTGCTCACCGACCGTCTGCTGCGCCGCGGCACGTCGATCGCCGAGCTCGTGCCCGACAGCGCGAAGTATCGCAACTGGGCGGGGCCGATCGCGCTGGTCGTCGCCGGCGCGATCTCGATCTGGCTGTTCTCGAACCAGACGTTCTATGTCGGCCTGCTGGCGAAGGACACCGGCATCGGAGACATCACCCCGCTCGTCGGCTTCGTGCTCGCCGCGGTCATCTACTGGGCGCTGTTCCGCGCGTTCAAGGTGCGCCTCGGCGGCCCCCTCGCCGATGAGCCCGAGCTGATCGTGGGCATCGACGCGGCAGATCGCGCGGCGTAG
- a CDS encoding DNA-3-methyladenine glycosylase family protein, whose translation MTLTDASAEASVDESAGPLSTVYDPALPVDLRATLGPLGRGPYDPTTQWQGSAVWRTFTSPEGPVTLRLEQSSTGAPVRARAWGPGREWAIDGVPRLLGRDDDWSQLDLSRHPFLAETLRRLPGLRLPATRRVFEAMAPAIIEQKVTSLEAYREWARLVTRFGALPPGPRPAMPRKLRVSPTPEAWRAIPSWEWHQAGVDPTRSRTLVNAASRASAIERAENAAILTTLPGIGPWTAAETLQRSHGDPDQVSVGDYHVPHFVGYALAGDRHCDDAGMLELLAPWAGQRQRVVRLILASGRLPERRGPRATLTDHRRR comes from the coding sequence ATGACGTTGACGGATGCCTCGGCTGAAGCATCCGTCGACGAATCCGCCGGCCCGCTCAGCACCGTCTACGACCCCGCGTTGCCCGTCGACCTGCGCGCGACACTCGGGCCGCTCGGGCGCGGCCCCTACGACCCGACGACCCAGTGGCAGGGCTCAGCGGTCTGGCGTACCTTCACCAGCCCGGAGGGACCGGTGACCCTGCGGCTCGAGCAGAGCAGCACAGGCGCACCGGTGCGGGCACGAGCCTGGGGGCCCGGCAGAGAGTGGGCGATCGACGGGGTTCCGCGGCTGCTCGGGCGCGACGACGACTGGTCGCAGCTCGATCTGTCCAGGCATCCGTTCTTGGCTGAGACCCTGCGTCGCCTGCCCGGCCTGCGCCTGCCCGCGACCCGCCGCGTGTTCGAGGCGATGGCGCCCGCGATCATCGAGCAGAAGGTGACGAGCCTCGAGGCGTACCGCGAGTGGGCCAGGCTCGTGACCCGCTTCGGCGCCCTGCCGCCCGGGCCGCGCCCGGCGATGCCCCGCAAGCTGCGCGTCTCGCCGACGCCCGAGGCCTGGCGCGCGATCCCGAGCTGGGAATGGCATCAGGCGGGCGTCGACCCCACCCGCAGTCGGACGCTCGTGAACGCCGCGAGCCGCGCGAGCGCGATCGAGCGAGCAGAGAATGCCGCGATCCTGACGACCCTGCCCGGCATCGGCCCCTGGACGGCGGCCGAGACTCTCCAGCGCAGCCACGGCGACCCCGACCAGGTGTCGGTCGGCGACTACCACGTGCCGCACTTCGTGGGCTACGCGCTCGCGGGCGACCGGCACTGCGACGACGCCGGCATGCTCGAGCTGCTCGCCCCCTGGGCAGGGCAGCGGCAGCGGGTCGTGCGACTGATCCTCGCGAGCGGGCGACTGCCCGAGAGGCGCGGCCCGCGGGCGACGCTCACCGATCATCGGCGTCGCTAG
- a CDS encoding C40 family peptidase: MARQRTEASLDAFDALIADLADAGEIAPSEVAALREQQKVPQTGEIPVQAQNRWSVGAPAVPVTDAATEAAPVVQPMTRREARALREAQERSETPNTVESVVEAENARRTEDRIHSHRVRPASSDAKQPTAVAAPKRRGGVRRSLAAGVGAIVLIPSLWLVVPATAETTPGPATVDAHGHTAQQILQIADNVQGPTIQNPDYVATAIAAIVAKVGGADAAAAAPAIVDALAAGGERATIVETALSYIGTPYVLGGSSHTGIDCSGLTMVAYAAIGMNMYHGVGAQDRLGTRIPQSEAQPGDVVVFDNEDHIGIYLGDDQVLAAPAPGRRVSIESVDIWRSVGIHFTRLLPAGQ, translated from the coding sequence ATGGCGCGACAGAGGACCGAGGCTTCACTTGACGCCTTCGATGCTCTGATCGCAGACCTGGCAGACGCCGGCGAGATCGCCCCCTCCGAAGTCGCCGCACTGCGCGAGCAGCAGAAGGTCCCGCAGACCGGCGAGATCCCAGTGCAGGCGCAGAATCGCTGGTCCGTCGGAGCACCGGCGGTCCCGGTGACGGATGCCGCGACCGAAGCCGCGCCCGTCGTGCAGCCCATGACCCGCCGCGAGGCGCGCGCCCTGCGTGAGGCGCAGGAGCGTTCCGAGACCCCCAACACGGTCGAGTCGGTCGTCGAGGCCGAGAACGCCCGCCGCACGGAAGACCGGATCCACTCGCACCGCGTTCGCCCGGCGAGCTCCGATGCGAAGCAGCCCACGGCGGTCGCGGCGCCGAAGCGCAGGGGCGGGGTGCGGCGTTCACTCGCGGCCGGCGTCGGCGCCATCGTGCTGATTCCCTCGCTGTGGCTCGTCGTCCCGGCCACCGCCGAGACGACGCCCGGCCCGGCGACCGTCGATGCGCACGGGCACACGGCGCAGCAGATCCTGCAGATCGCCGACAACGTGCAAGGGCCGACCATCCAGAATCCTGACTACGTCGCCACGGCCATCGCCGCGATCGTCGCGAAGGTCGGCGGCGCGGACGCCGCCGCCGCCGCACCCGCGATCGTCGACGCACTCGCTGCCGGCGGCGAACGGGCGACCATCGTCGAGACCGCGCTCAGCTACATCGGCACGCCGTATGTGCTGGGCGGCTCGAGCCACACCGGCATCGACTGCTCCGGCCTCACGATGGTGGCGTACGCCGCGATCGGCATGAACATGTACCACGGCGTCGGCGCGCAAGACAGGCTCGGCACCCGCATCCCTCAGTCAGAGGCGCAGCCGGGCGACGTCGTCGTCTTCGACAACGAGGACCACATCGGCATCTATCTCGGCGACGACCAGGTGCTCGCCGCCCCCGCACCCGGTCGCCGCGTCTCGATCGAGTCCGTCGACATCTGGCGCTCCGTGGGCATCCACTTCACGCGCCTGCTTCCCGCCGGCCAGTAG
- a CDS encoding peptide MFS transporter has product MWERFSFYGMQGILLIYLYYSATHGGLGIPQATAAGIVGAYGGAVYLSTIIGAWLADRVLGSERVLFFSAIVIMFGHLALALLPGVVGVGVGLVLIALGSGGLKANATSVVGSLYEPGDPRRDAGFSLFYLGINLGAFFGPLLTGLLQSTIGFHFGFGLAALGMFLGLVQYWFGRRELPAETRRAPDPLPRSRYPLWIGVAAIAVVVIAVLVALRVIRANDLAAIVIWVTVAAAIAYFAVILSSKDITSGDRRRVIGFIPLFIASVAFWSLYQQQFTVLTIYSDQRLDRSVFGWEMPVSWVQSINPVFIIILSGVFAAIWEKLGDRQPATPYKFAAGTAVMGVAFLLFLPFVGGRPNSTPLLALVGIIFVFTVAELLLSPVGLSVTTKLAPAAFQTQMVALFFLSVALGTAISGELSTLYSAQDEGAYFGVLGGIAIVLGVALAAFTPLVKRLIAPVR; this is encoded by the coding sequence ATGTGGGAGCGCTTCTCCTTCTACGGCATGCAGGGCATCCTGCTCATCTACCTGTACTACTCGGCGACGCACGGCGGGCTCGGCATTCCGCAGGCGACGGCTGCCGGCATCGTCGGCGCGTACGGCGGGGCGGTCTACCTCTCGACGATCATCGGCGCGTGGCTCGCCGACCGGGTGCTCGGCAGCGAGCGTGTGCTGTTCTTCAGCGCGATCGTGATCATGTTCGGCCACCTCGCACTGGCGCTGCTGCCCGGGGTGGTCGGCGTCGGCGTCGGGCTGGTGCTGATCGCGCTCGGCTCCGGCGGACTGAAAGCGAACGCGACGAGTGTGGTCGGGTCGCTGTACGAGCCGGGCGACCCCAGGCGGGATGCCGGGTTCAGCCTGTTCTACCTGGGCATCAACCTCGGCGCGTTCTTCGGTCCGCTGCTGACAGGGCTGCTGCAGTCGACCATCGGGTTCCACTTCGGCTTCGGCCTCGCAGCGCTCGGCATGTTCCTCGGGCTCGTGCAGTACTGGTTCGGGCGCCGGGAGCTTCCGGCCGAGACTCGAAGGGCACCAGACCCGCTGCCGCGCAGCCGCTACCCGCTCTGGATCGGCGTCGCAGCCATCGCCGTCGTCGTGATCGCCGTGCTCGTGGCGCTCCGGGTGATCCGCGCCAACGACCTCGCGGCCATCGTGATCTGGGTGACCGTCGCGGCGGCGATCGCGTACTTCGCCGTGATCCTGTCCAGCAAGGACATCACCTCGGGCGACCGCCGCCGCGTGATCGGATTCATCCCGCTGTTCATCGCCTCCGTGGCGTTCTGGTCGCTGTACCAGCAGCAGTTCACGGTGCTGACGATCTACTCGGACCAGCGGCTCGACCGCTCCGTCTTCGGGTGGGAGATGCCGGTGTCGTGGGTGCAGTCCATCAACCCGGTGTTCATCATCATCCTGTCCGGGGTGTTCGCGGCGATCTGGGAGAAGCTCGGCGACCGGCAGCCCGCCACCCCGTACAAGTTCGCGGCCGGCACGGCGGTGATGGGCGTCGCGTTCCTGCTCTTCCTGCCCTTCGTCGGCGGCCGCCCGAACTCGACGCCCCTGCTCGCGCTGGTGGGCATCATCTTCGTGTTCACCGTGGCCGAGCTGCTGCTGTCGCCCGTCGGCTTGTCTGTGACGACGAAACTCGCGCCCGCCGCGTTCCAGACCCAGATGGTCGCCCTGTTCTTCCTCTCCGTCGCGCTCGGCACGGCGATCTCCGGCGAGCTGTCGACGCTGTACTCGGCGCAGGACGAGGGCGCCTATTTCGGCGTCCTCGGCGGCATCGCGATCGTGCTCGGCGTCGCCCTCGCCGCGTTCACGCCGCTGGTGAAGCGACTCATCGCGCCGGTGCGCTGA